In Nocardia terpenica, the genomic window CACTGCTGAATACCGCGATCAGGTCCCTGCTCTACGACGACGACCCCGACCAGGAGTACGAGCCGCTGGCCTCGGAGGACACCTCCGGCGAGCCGATGTTCGCGGCCGAGCCGGACAAGCCGACCGACCCCGAGAAATCCGACGCCGCAAGGGAATAGCGCGGTGCGCTACCCCTCACCGTGATCCACGGTCCCAGGCACCCAGTACCGGGCACCGTCACGAGTCCGATCCAGCCGCCCCGTCTCGACCAGATACCGCCGCAACGCAACGTGATCATCGAACACCCCCGCCAGCCTCCCATTGACCTGCGGCTCGGTATAAACCACATCCGGCTCGAAACAAGTACGAGCAATATGGCTGAGCACCATCTCCCGCAACACCCGATTCCGCACCGACGGCATGCTCACCAACCGCCCCCCACGATAAAGTCGATCGATAGCTGGATCACCACTACCACTACCCCCACCGGGCCGGGATCGATGCATACCCCCAGTGTCACGCCACCCCACACACAACCACAATCGGATTTCCCACCGCCCCCACCCACCATTCGGGTTCCATGACCGCATGGACCAACGAATCGAGTGGACGGATCGGCGCATCGCCGACGGTGGTGTAGTGGAACAGGGATTCCGCCTGACCCGAGAAACCCATGTAGTTCCGGGAGCCCTTTGGCTCCCTTCCACCCCACACGCATCACCTCCCGCCCTGGTCCTGCTCGGGCACGGCGGAAGCGGGCACAAGAGAAGCGAACGAGTCGGCGCCCTGGCTCATCGGTTCGCCTCCCGCGGTGGTCTCGCCGCCCTCGCGATAGACGGCCCCTACCACGGCGAACGCGTTCCCCGGCCGATGTCGGCCGCGGAATACCAGGCCCGCATCGCCGCAGAAGGGATCGATGCCGTCCTCGACCGCATGACGGCCGACTGGCTGTCATCGATTCGCGCCCTCGGTATTTCGGGCATTGTGGATGTCGACCACCTCGCCTATCTGGGAATGTCCATGGGGACAAGACTCGGTATCCCGGTGGCGGCGGCCCTGGACGGTCGGCTCCGCTGTGTGGTCCTCGGCAAGTTCGGTTTCCGGCAGGGACCCGCCCTGCACGAAGGTCTGCGCGCGACGGAACGTCTCGCCGCCGAGGCCCGACGAATCTCCGCTCCAACGCTGCTTCACCTGCAATGGGACGACGAGTTGTTTCCCAGGGACGGTCAACTGGCCTTCTTCGATGCCCTGGGGGCGCGGGACAAGCAACTGATCGGCTATGTGGGCTCTCATGCCGAAGCGAATCCTGATGCGGTGAGCCGCTGGTGCGATTTCGTTTGTCGCCACCTGCTTTCAGAGGCGGTCGTAGATTGTGATCATGCGGTTTAGGACCGCGGTGGCTGCGTTCAGGGCTTCGGTGTTCTGGTCGGCTAGTTCTTCCAGGAGGGCCTTGTGGGTAGGTGGGCTGCGCTCGGTCGAACGCGTCGAGGAAGCTGCCGCAGGCCGCACCCGCTACGAGCACCGAGAACAAGCCAGCTGAGCGAGCCCGGCCGCGACGTCCGCCACTACGTCCACCGCGACGGCCGCATCACCGACGGCACCGCCGATCCCCAATGGTGGCTCGGCGCAGCGCCTTCCGCGCTCACGGCGCAGCGTCTCGCACGCTGACGAGCGTCGGCGGCTCAGGGCGTGCGGTCGAAGATGTCGCGGAAGATGTCCGCGGCATGGCTGGTGGGCTCGGGAGCTCCGGCGGTCACGCGGAAGCTGCGGGTGCCGTCGGGGCGATGTCCCGCGCGCAGGAACAGGTCGGTCGGATGGCCGGATCGGTAACGCCGGTGGGCGAATTCGTACAGGTGGGTGACGAAGACGATCCGGACGCCGGTGGCGAGGAAGCCGTCGAGGAGGGGACCGGCGATGCGGGTGGCGTCGCCCTCGCTGGTGGCGGAGAACGACTCGTTGCACAGCAGCAGGGAATTCGGCCCGATGCGGTCGACGATAGCGCTCATGCGCGACAGTTCGTCGACCAGCTTGCCGTGCGACATCGTGCGGTCCTCGTCGGTGACGAAATGGGTGAACACGCCGTCGCGCACATCGGCCTCGAAAGTGTCCGCGACGACGAACATTCCGGCCTGCATCATCAGCTGAGCCATGCCGACGCTGCGCAGAAAGGTCGATTTGCCACCGCTGTTGGCGCCGGTGACGACGATCAGCGAGCGCCCCGAGGCGTCGATGTCGTTGCCCACCACCGGCCCGGCGCCGGACAGGCACAGCGCGATATCGCGCAGGCCGGTACCGCGCAGCCGCGCCGTACCGGCCGGGTGCGGGGTCGGCAGGCACAGCGGCAGCCCGGCGCGGCTCAGGCGGTCGTGCAGCGTGAGACAGCCGAGATAGAAGGCGATTTCGGTGCGGAGGCGGCCGAAGAAGTCCTGCACGTGGTTGGCGGCGTCGTCGACGACATCGGCGATGATCGACAGGGCCCGATCGCGTAACCGCATGACGGGATCGAATTCGGGCTGCGGTTCCTCGATGACGCGGAAGACCTGGCCGGTACGACGATCGAATCCGAATCGGCGGCGGCGGATCGGCTCGTGCAGCACGATGCCCGCGATCGTGTTCCCGCCGCCCAGCCCGGCGCCGATATGGATGCCGTGCTCGAAATCCATTGCGGACAACTGTGTTTCGATACCGTCGAGATAGCCGTCGTCGAGCTCGGTGGCGACGGTGGCCATCAGGGCGGTGAATCCGGCCGAGTCGAACACCCGTCCGTCCCGGTCACAGGCGG contains:
- a CDS encoding MutS-related protein; its protein translation is MRVNLLQPADHDGVPAAVGEHTFGDLGVELLCAAMAGDDPAILEAVRAVLAAPVTDPEVIRHRHAVLADCRAHPAVVRELYRIATEATEVKRWRVGPAHHANGKLVLALQPLTELVTMLRRLRAACDRDGRVFDSAGFTALMATVATELDDGYLDGIETQLSAMDFEHGIHIGAGLGGGNTIAGIVLHEPIRRRRFGFDRRTGQVFRVIEEPQPEFDPVMRLRDRALSIIADVVDDAANHVQDFFGRLRTEIAFYLGCLTLHDRLSRAGLPLCLPTPHPAGTARLRGTGLRDIALCLSGAGPVVGNDIDASGRSLIVVTGANSGGKSTFLRSVGMAQLMMQAGMFVVADTFEADVRDGVFTHFVTDEDRTMSHGKLVDELSRMSAIVDRIGPNSLLLCNESFSATSEGDATRIAGPLLDGFLATGVRIVFVTHLYEFAHRRYRSGHPTDLFLRAGHRPDGTRSFRVTAGAPEPTSHAADIFRDIFDRTP
- a CDS encoding DUF2087 domain-containing protein, coding for MPSVRNRVLREMVLSHIARTCFEPDVVYTEPQVNGRLAGVFDDHVALRRYLVETGRLDRTRDGARYWVPGTVDHGEG
- a CDS encoding dienelactone hydrolase family protein, with translation MDQRIEWTDRRIADGGVVEQGFRLTRETHVVPGALWLPSTPHASPPALVLLGHGGSGHKRSERVGALAHRFASRGGLAALAIDGPYHGERVPRPMSAAEYQARIAAEGIDAVLDRMTADWLSSIRALGISGIVDVDHLAYLGMSMGTRLGIPVAAALDGRLRCVVLGKFGFRQGPALHEGLRATERLAAEARRISAPTLLHLQWDDELFPRDGQLAFFDALGARDKQLIGYVGSHAEANPDAVSRWCDFVCRHLLSEAVVDCDHAV